From Corvus moneduloides isolate bCorMon1 chromosome 4, bCorMon1.pri, whole genome shotgun sequence, one genomic window encodes:
- the KIN gene encoding DNA/RNA-binding protein KIN17 isoform X2 — translation MGKSDFLSPKAIANRIKSKGLQKLRWYCQMCQKQCRDENGFKCHCMSESHQRQLLLASENPQQFMDYFSEEFRNDFLELLRRRFGTKRVHNNIVYNEYISHREHIHMNATQWETLTDFTKWLGREGLCKVDETPKGWYIQYIDRDPETIRRQQEQERKKKQDLDDEEKTAKFIEQQVRRGLEGKELEMPVYTELNRENEEEKVTFNLNKGASTSVAASSKTSVLGQNALKMVEGAVKRKEAAHSSGQPKEKKKKSALDEIMELEEEKKRTSRRDYWLQPEIIVKIVTKKLGEKYHKKKAVVKEVIDKYTAVVKVIDSGDKLKLDQTHLETVIPAPGKKVVVLNGGYRGNEGILESINEKRFSVTITIDSGPLKGRRVEDIQYEDVSKLA, via the exons ATGGGGAAGTCGGATTTCCTCAGCCCCAAGGCGATCGCCAACCGCATCAAGTCCAAGGGGCTGCAGAAGCTGCGCTGGTACTGCCAGATGTGCCAGAAGCAGTGCCGCGATGAG aATGGCTTCAAGTGTCACTGCATGTCTGAGTCCCACCAGAGGCAGTTGCTGCTGGCTTCTGAAAATCCTCAGCAGTTCATGGATTACTTCTCTGA ggAATTCCGAAATGATTTCCTAGAATTGCTCAGGAGGCGATTTg GAACAAAGAGAGTCCACAATAATATAGTGTACAATGAATACATCAGCCATCGAGAGCACATCCACATGAATGCCACACAATGGGAGACACTGACTGATTTTACAAAatggctggggagggaag GTCTTTGCAAGGTTGATGAGACTCCAAAAGGCTGGTACATTCAGTACATCGACAGGGACCCAGAGACCATTCGCAGGCAGCAAGAacaagagaggaagaagaaacaggaCCTTGATGATGAAGAAAAAACTGCTAAATTTATTGAACAACAAGTTAGAAGAGGTTTGGAGGGGAAAGAACTG GAAATGCCAGTCTATACTGAACTGAACAGAGAAAACgaggaagaaaaag ttacatttaatttaaacaaaggAGCAAGTACTTCAGTCGCAGCATCTTCTAAAACAAG TGTCCTTGGACAGAATGCACTGAAGATGGTGGAGGGAgcagttaaaagaaaagaagcagctcATAGCTCTGGTCAGCccaaagagaagaagaagaaatctgCATTGGATGAGATCATGGAG CttgaagaggagaagaaaagaacatcTCGAAGAGACTACTGGTTACAGCCT GAAATCATTGTAAAAATTGTAACCAAAAAGCTTGGAGAGAAGTACCACAAGAAGAAGGCAGTTGTTAAG GAAGTGATTGACAAATACACAGCAGTTGTGAAGGTGATTGACTCTGGGGACAAACTGAAGCTTGATCAGACACATctagaaactgtaataccaGCACCAG gcaaGAAAGTGGTGGTGTTAAACGGTGGGTACAGGGGAAATGAAGGCATCTTGGAATCCATCAATGAGAAGAGGTTCTCAGTGACAATAACCATCGACTCT GGACCTTTAAAAGGGCGCAGAGTCGAAGATATCCAGTATGAAGATGTTTCCAAACTCGCCTGA
- the KIN gene encoding DNA/RNA-binding protein KIN17 isoform X1 has product MGKSDFLSPKAIANRIKSKGLQKLRWYCQMCQKQCRDENGFKCHCMSESHQRQLLLASENPQQFMDYFSEEFRNDFLELLRRRFGTKRVHNNIVYNEYISHREHIHMNATQWETLTDFTKWLGREGLCKVDETPKGWYIQYIDRDPETIRRQQEQERKKKQDLDDEEKTAKFIEQQVRRGLEGKELEMPVYTELNRENEEEKVTFNLNKGASTSVAASSKTSSVLGQNALKMVEGAVKRKEAAHSSGQPKEKKKKSALDEIMELEEEKKRTSRRDYWLQPEIIVKIVTKKLGEKYHKKKAVVKEVIDKYTAVVKVIDSGDKLKLDQTHLETVIPAPGKKVVVLNGGYRGNEGILESINEKRFSVTITIDSGPLKGRRVEDIQYEDVSKLA; this is encoded by the exons ATGGGGAAGTCGGATTTCCTCAGCCCCAAGGCGATCGCCAACCGCATCAAGTCCAAGGGGCTGCAGAAGCTGCGCTGGTACTGCCAGATGTGCCAGAAGCAGTGCCGCGATGAG aATGGCTTCAAGTGTCACTGCATGTCTGAGTCCCACCAGAGGCAGTTGCTGCTGGCTTCTGAAAATCCTCAGCAGTTCATGGATTACTTCTCTGA ggAATTCCGAAATGATTTCCTAGAATTGCTCAGGAGGCGATTTg GAACAAAGAGAGTCCACAATAATATAGTGTACAATGAATACATCAGCCATCGAGAGCACATCCACATGAATGCCACACAATGGGAGACACTGACTGATTTTACAAAatggctggggagggaag GTCTTTGCAAGGTTGATGAGACTCCAAAAGGCTGGTACATTCAGTACATCGACAGGGACCCAGAGACCATTCGCAGGCAGCAAGAacaagagaggaagaagaaacaggaCCTTGATGATGAAGAAAAAACTGCTAAATTTATTGAACAACAAGTTAGAAGAGGTTTGGAGGGGAAAGAACTG GAAATGCCAGTCTATACTGAACTGAACAGAGAAAACgaggaagaaaaag ttacatttaatttaaacaaaggAGCAAGTACTTCAGTCGCAGCATCTTCTAAAACAAG CAGTGTCCTTGGACAGAATGCACTGAAGATGGTGGAGGGAgcagttaaaagaaaagaagcagctcATAGCTCTGGTCAGCccaaagagaagaagaagaaatctgCATTGGATGAGATCATGGAG CttgaagaggagaagaaaagaacatcTCGAAGAGACTACTGGTTACAGCCT GAAATCATTGTAAAAATTGTAACCAAAAAGCTTGGAGAGAAGTACCACAAGAAGAAGGCAGTTGTTAAG GAAGTGATTGACAAATACACAGCAGTTGTGAAGGTGATTGACTCTGGGGACAAACTGAAGCTTGATCAGACACATctagaaactgtaataccaGCACCAG gcaaGAAAGTGGTGGTGTTAAACGGTGGGTACAGGGGAAATGAAGGCATCTTGGAATCCATCAATGAGAAGAGGTTCTCAGTGACAATAACCATCGACTCT GGACCTTTAAAAGGGCGCAGAGTCGAAGATATCCAGTATGAAGATGTTTCCAAACTCGCCTGA